A stretch of DNA from Rathayibacter sp. VKM Ac-2762:
CACGACGCTCCACGGAACGCCCCCACCTCGCTGAGCCGACCGCGCCGGGCCGGGCAGGGACCGGCCCGGAATCGAACTCAGAACCAGTCGGATTCCCGGACGGCCTTCATGGCGGCGCGGCGGTCGTCCTTGGAGAGGCGGTCGAGGTAGAGGCGTCCGTCGAGGTGGTCGCATTCGTGCTGGAGGGCCTGGGCCATGAGGCCGTCGCCTTCGAGGACGATCTCGTTGCCGTCGAGGTCGGTGCCGCGGACCTTCGCGTGCGGGTAGCGGATCGCGGGGTACCAGAGGTTCGGGACGGAGAGGCAGCCCTCGTCGACCGGTCGCGGGTCTCCGCTGAGCTCGATGATCTCGGGGTTGAGGATGTACCCGATGACGCCGTCGACGTTGTAGCTGAAGGCGCGGAGGTTGACGCCGATCTGGGGGGCTGCGACGCCGGCGCGTCCGGGCGGTCGGACGCTGTCGACGAGGTCCTCGACGAGGCCGCGGACGCCGGCGTCGACCGTCTCGATGGTCGTGGACGGGGTCTTCAGCACCGGGTCCCCGAAGATGCGGATCTGGCGTTCGGTCATGTGGTGCGCTCCCTCAGGGCCTCCTCCGCGCTCAGGAGGGCGTTCTCGACGACTTCGCTCGCTGCGGGGTGCGGCCAGTACTGGCTGCGGGCGAGTCCGCGGATGCCGGTGCCGGCGCTGGCGGCCTGGACGAGCGGCTGAATGAGGATACTGGCCTGCGGCCCGATGATGTGCGCGCCGAGGAGGGCGCCGTCGAGTCCGACGACCAGGAGGCAGGCGCTGGAGTCGTCCTCGAGCGCCCAGCCGAAGGCGGTGGAGCCGTACTCCTGGGTGACGGTGACGACGTCCAGGCCCTGGTCCCGCGCTTCGGCCGCGGTGAGCCCGAAGTGGGCGATCTGCGGGTGGGCGAAGATCGCGCCGGGCACCGGCGAGAGGGTGTCGGAGAGCAGCTCGCCCGGGTGCAGGAGGTTGTGCGCCACGAGGCGCGCCTCGTGGTTGGCGACGTGCTTGAGCTGCCAGCGGGACGACACGTCGCCGAGGGCGAAGAGGCCGGGCACGGGGTGTCCGCCGGAGAGGACGCGCTGCTCGGTGTCGACGCTGATCCGGCCGTCCTCGTGCAGATCGATCCCGACGGAGGCGGCGGCGACCGTGTCGCTGTTGGGGTCGCGGCCGAGCGCGACGAGCAGCAGGTCGGTCTCGACCGTCGTGCCGTCGCTGAGGGCGACGCGGAGCCCGTCAGGGCGGGCGTCGACGCTCTCGGCGCTCACTCCGGTGAGCACCGTGTACCGCTCGGCGGCGATCCCGGTGAACCGGCGCGAGACGTCCTCGTCGAGGGCGCGGAGGAGGCGGTCGCCGCGGACGGCGACGGTCACGGCCGTGCCGAAGGAGGAGAAGACGTGGGCGAACTCGACGGCCACCGCGCCGCCGCCGAGGATCAGCATCCGCTCGGGGAGCTCATCGAGCCGCATGACGGAGGAGGAGTCCTGGATGCGGGGGTCCGGCTCGTACGCGGCCAGGAGCGGCCTGGGCCGCGAGCCGGCGGCCACGACCACCTGCGGCGCACTGATGCGGGCACCGCTGGCGCTGACGAGGACGTGCGGGCGGTCGCCGTCTCCGAGCGACTCGAAGCCGAAGCTCTCGCGGAGGACGGTCACGTTCGGGGAGCGCTGATCGCGGTACTCGAAACCGCCCTCGCTGATCGCGTCGATCCGGCCGAACACCCGGTCGCGCACCTCGGCCCACTCGGGGCGGCGGAGGCGGGAGTGGACGCCGATCGGGCCGCCCTGGTCGACGTCGGTGACCACATCGGCGACATGGACGAACATCTTGGTCGGGATGCAGCCGGCGTTGAGGCAGGTGCCGCCGAACCACTCCCCGTCGTCGAGGATCGCGACCCGCAGGCCGTCGAACTCCGGACCGACGATCGAGTTGCCGGAGCCGGCCCCGATGACGATCAGGTCGAAGGCGTCGGTGGTCGCGTCGGGTCCGTCGGTGCGGTCCTGGTGCGCGGCGGACGCCGCCCCGGAAGCCCGGGGCTCAGACACGTCGGACCGGCATGCCCTCGACCACGAGCGCGGCGAGCAGGCGTGCGGCGTCCTTCGTGCCCTCGCGCAGCTGCTCCCACTTCACCACGGAGCCGGCGGCGAGCACCGGGTCGTAGGGGATGCGGACGATGTCGCGGACACGGGAGCGGAAGTGCGACTCGATCTCCTCCAGCTTCACCAGGCTCGTGCCCTGCGTCGCCGTGTTGAGCGCGACGACCGCGTTGCGCACCAGGGCGCCGTAGCCGTTCGCGTCCAGCCAGGTGAGGGTCTCGGAGGCCAGGCGGGCCTCGTCGACGCTGCCGCCCGAGACGATCACCACCGTGTCGGCGCGCTGCAGCGTGGGCCGCATCACCGAGTGCACGATGCCCGTGCCGCAGTCGGTGAGCATGATCGAGTAGAAGCGCTCGACCAGGTCGGCGACCACGTTGTAGTCGTCCTCGTCGAAGGCCTCGGAGAGCTGCGGGTCGGTGTCGGAGGCGAGGACGTCGAGGCGGGTCTCGTCGCGGGAGACCATCGTCGAGAACTCGGTGAACCCGGTCACGCCGGCCGCGCGGTTCACGACGTCGCGGACGGTCGCCCGCGTCTGCTTGGGGACGCGCTCGGCCAGGGTGCCGCGGTCGGGGTTCGCGTCGACCGCGATGATGCGGTCCTCGCGCGCATCGGCGAGGGCCATGCCCAGGAGCGTCGTGACCGTGGTCTTGCCGACGCCGCCCTTGCGGGTCATGACCGGGACGAAGCGGGTGCCGCCCTCGAACTGCCGGCCGATCCGCTCGTCCATCGCCTTCCACGCCTTCACCTTCGCGGAGTCGCCGAGGTTGACCGTGTGGAAGGTCAGGCCGTAGAGGAAGCGGTGCCAGCCGCCCGTGGGAGCGGGACGGGTCTTGCGGTTGACCTCCAGGAGCCTGTCCGGGGTGAGCATCGACGCCGACTCGGGGACGGCGGCGCTCGGCGCGGACGGGGCGGGAGCGGCGCTCGAGGACTCGGCGCGGAGGCGGTCGCGGCGCGTGGGGACGGCGGCGGGCTCCCCCGCGGACTCGGACGCCGCGGGCTTCTCGGCGGACTCCGGTCGGGCGGGGATCCCCGCCGAGACCGGTCCGTTCGCGCCGGACGGGTGAGCGGGAGCCGGTGAGGGGGTCGGAGCAGGACTCGGCTCCGGGGGCACGAGAGCGTGCGAGCGCGAGGGCGGCAAGCCGAGGCGGCCGACGTCGATCGCGTCCTCGTCCTCGACCGGAGCAGGGGCGGTGGAGCGGCGCCGCGGGCCGGGCGGGGTGATCCGCACGCCGTCGGGCAGGAGGGTCGGAGCGGTGTCGCTCGCTCGCGGGGAGTACTGACCCGATTCCCGAGCCGCGTCCATGGCGGTCCGCGGCGTGGGACCGGTGCCGGTGTCGGGCTGTTCGTCGTTGCGCTCATCCATGCGAACGAGCCTCCTTCCGCTCAGGACGAGTGTACCGGCGGGCCCGGATCGCGCCGGGCGGCTTGGTCGGAGCGCGCTCCGACTGCTAGTGCTCCCCGCTTCCGGAGACGGCGCGGACGGCGCGTGCAGCGAACGGTTAGGTTCTGCCGCCCGGAGGAACGTAAAGTAGTCAGCCATGCATGTACTCAGCGTGAGCTCCCTCAAGGGCGGCGTCGGCAAGACCACGGTGACGCTCGGCCTTGCATCCGCGGCGTTCTCGAAGGGCCTGCGAACGCTGGTCGTCGACCTCGATCCCCAGTCCGACGTGTCGACCGGAATGGACATCAACGTCGCCGGCCACCTCAACATCGCCGACGTCCTGACGTCGCCGAAGGAGAAGATCGTCCGCTCGGCGATCGCCCCCTCCGGCTGGACCAAGGAGCACCACGGCACGATCGACGTGCTGATCGGCAGCCCCTCCGCGATCAACTTCGACGGGCCGCACCCCAGCATCCGCGACATCTGGAAGCTCGAGGAGGCCCTCGCGAGCGTCGAGGCCGACTACGACCTCGTGCTGATCGACTGCGCCCCGTCGCTCAACGCCCTGACCCGCACGGCCTGGGCCGCGAGCGACCGCGTCGCCGTCGTCACGGAGCCGGGCCTGTTCTCGGTGGCCGCCGCCGACCGGGCGCTCCGGGCGATCGAGGAGATCCGCCGCGGACTCAGCCCGCGCCTCCAGCCGCTGGGCATCATCGTCAACCGCGCCCGCGTCCAGTCGCTGGAGCACCAGTTCCGGATCAAGGAGCTGCGCGACATGTTCGGGCCGCTCGTCCTCAGCCCGCAGCTCCCGGAGCGCACCTCCCTCCAGCAGGCGCAGGGCGCGGCGAAGCCCGTCCACGTCTGGCCCGGGGAGAGCGCTCAGGAGATGGCGCACAACTTCGACCTGCTGCTCGACCGCGTGATCCGCACCGGTCGCATCGGCGAGCAGGTCCCCGCCGCGACCTAGGGCCGGCGGGTCCGCCGGACTTCTCCGGCTCGAGGTCTCGGGACGCGGGCGATGCTCGGTGCTCGAGGAGCGCCAGGGACAGCGCCGGCGGACGCTCGGCGTCGGAGTTCGGCGCGGACTCTCGATGCGCGGGCGGAGCCCGCCACTCGATCAGCACGGTGAGACTCGGGTGGCGCCCGTTGCTTGCACAGCACGGCTACAGGCGGGTCCGCTCCTGACCAGTTGAGCGCGCGGAGGAGACCCGGGAGTCCCCGGAGCAGCGGCCGACCCGCGAGGGGTGGGCGGTCAGCCGACGCGGCGGGAGGCGCGGCGCTGGGCGAGCTCGTCGCCCGGGTCGACCGACTGATGGTCGAGCTCGACGAGGCTCGACTCGACTTCGCGGAGGACCTTGCCGACGGCGATGCCGAAGACGCCCTGGCCGCGGCTGAGCAGGTCGATGACCTCGTCGTTCGAGGTGCAGAGGTAGACGCTCG
This window harbors:
- the def gene encoding peptide deformylase; translation: MTERQIRIFGDPVLKTPSTTIETVDAGVRGLVEDLVDSVRPPGRAGVAAPQIGVNLRAFSYNVDGVIGYILNPEIIELSGDPRPVDEGCLSVPNLWYPAIRYPHAKVRGTDLDGNEIVLEGDGLMAQALQHECDHLDGRLYLDRLSKDDRRAAMKAVRESDWF
- a CDS encoding mycothione reductase produces the protein MSEPRASGAASAAHQDRTDGPDATTDAFDLIVIGAGSGNSIVGPEFDGLRVAILDDGEWFGGTCLNAGCIPTKMFVHVADVVTDVDQGGPIGVHSRLRRPEWAEVRDRVFGRIDAISEGGFEYRDQRSPNVTVLRESFGFESLGDGDRPHVLVSASGARISAPQVVVAAGSRPRPLLAAYEPDPRIQDSSSVMRLDELPERMLILGGGAVAVEFAHVFSSFGTAVTVAVRGDRLLRALDEDVSRRFTGIAAERYTVLTGVSAESVDARPDGLRVALSDGTTVETDLLLVALGRDPNSDTVAAASVGIDLHEDGRISVDTEQRVLSGGHPVPGLFALGDVSSRWQLKHVANHEARLVAHNLLHPGELLSDTLSPVPGAIFAHPQIAHFGLTAAEARDQGLDVVTVTQEYGSTAFGWALEDDSSACLLVVGLDGALLGAHIIGPQASILIQPLVQAASAGTGIRGLARSQYWPHPAASEVVENALLSAEEALRERTT
- a CDS encoding MinD/ParA family protein, whose protein sequence is MDERNDEQPDTGTGPTPRTAMDAARESGQYSPRASDTAPTLLPDGVRITPPGPRRRSTAPAPVEDEDAIDVGRLGLPPSRSHALVPPEPSPAPTPSPAPAHPSGANGPVSAGIPARPESAEKPAASESAGEPAAVPTRRDRLRAESSSAAPAPSAPSAAVPESASMLTPDRLLEVNRKTRPAPTGGWHRFLYGLTFHTVNLGDSAKVKAWKAMDERIGRQFEGGTRFVPVMTRKGGVGKTTVTTLLGMALADAREDRIIAVDANPDRGTLAERVPKQTRATVRDVVNRAAGVTGFTEFSTMVSRDETRLDVLASDTDPQLSEAFDEDDYNVVADLVERFYSIMLTDCGTGIVHSVMRPTLQRADTVVIVSGGSVDEARLASETLTWLDANGYGALVRNAVVALNTATQGTSLVKLEEIESHFRSRVRDIVRIPYDPVLAAGSVVKWEQLREGTKDAARLLAALVVEGMPVRRV
- a CDS encoding ParA family protein, producing the protein MHVLSVSSLKGGVGKTTVTLGLASAAFSKGLRTLVVDLDPQSDVSTGMDINVAGHLNIADVLTSPKEKIVRSAIAPSGWTKEHHGTIDVLIGSPSAINFDGPHPSIRDIWKLEEALASVEADYDLVLIDCAPSLNALTRTAWAASDRVAVVTEPGLFSVAAADRALRAIEEIRRGLSPRLQPLGIIVNRARVQSLEHQFRIKELRDMFGPLVLSPQLPERTSLQQAQGAAKPVHVWPGESAQEMAHNFDLLLDRVIRTGRIGEQVPAAT